A part of Lacibacter sp. H407 genomic DNA contains:
- a CDS encoding NADH-quinone oxidoreductase subunit D — MSDVQNILLPEGSIEKQTITLNVGPTHPATHGVFQNIMEMDGERVMSSESTVGYIHRAFEKLAERRPLYQITPITDRLNYCSSPINNIGWHLTCEKLLGIQTPKRVDYLRVILMELARISDHLICNSILGVDTGAFSGFVYLMEFRELIYEIYEEICGSRLTTNIGRIGGFERNFTPVAWEKLEKFLKEYPKALKEFENLFTRNRIFMDRTIGCGPISAERALNYGFTGPNLRAAGVDYDVRVHTPYSSYEDFNFIVPVGTTGDTYDRYLVRNVEMWESLSIIEQAYQKIQDFKGADAEVYHAHVPEYYLPKKKEVYTSMEALIWHFKIIMGEIEMPKGEVYNSVEGANGELGYYFISDGGRTPYRLHFRRPCFIYYQAFEELVKGSMLSDAIVVMSSLNLIAGELDA; from the coding sequence ATGAGTGACGTTCAAAATATATTATTACCGGAAGGTTCCATTGAGAAGCAAACGATCACGCTCAATGTAGGGCCAACGCATCCTGCCACACATGGTGTGTTTCAAAACATCATGGAGATGGATGGTGAGCGGGTGATGTCTTCTGAATCAACAGTAGGCTATATTCACCGTGCATTTGAAAAGCTGGCCGAACGTCGTCCGCTTTACCAGATCACACCCATTACTGATCGTCTGAATTATTGCAGCAGCCCTATTAATAATATTGGCTGGCATCTTACCTGCGAAAAATTATTAGGTATTCAAACGCCCAAGCGTGTTGATTACCTGCGTGTCATTCTCATGGAGCTTGCACGCATCAGCGATCACCTGATTTGTAATTCAATTTTAGGTGTTGATACGGGTGCCTTCTCAGGTTTCGTTTATCTAATGGAGTTCCGTGAATTGATCTATGAAATTTATGAAGAGATCTGCGGCAGCCGTTTAACAACAAACATTGGGCGCATTGGTGGTTTCGAACGAAACTTCACACCGGTTGCCTGGGAAAAATTAGAAAAGTTCCTCAAAGAATATCCAAAGGCATTAAAAGAATTTGAAAACCTGTTCACCCGTAACCGGATTTTCATGGATCGTACCATTGGTTGCGGTCCTATTTCTGCAGAACGTGCATTGAACTATGGTTTCACTGGTCCGAACCTGCGTGCTGCCGGTGTAGATTATGATGTGCGTGTTCATACACCTTATTCATCTTACGAAGATTTTAATTTTATTGTTCCTGTTGGAACAACCGGCGATACATACGATCGATATCTCGTTCGCAATGTTGAAATGTGGGAAAGCTTAAGCATTATTGAGCAGGCGTATCAAAAGATACAGGATTTCAAAGGTGCCGATGCAGAAGTATATCATGCGCATGTACCTGAATATTATTTGCCTAAGAAGAAAGAAGTGTACACCAGTATGGAAGCGCTGATCTGGCACTTCAAGATCATCATGGGTGAAATTGAAATGCCGAAAGGTGAAGTGTATAATAGTGTAGAAGGTGCAAATGGTGAGTTAGGTTATTATTTCATCAGTGATGGTGGCAGAACTCCTTATCGTTTACATTTCCGCCGTCCATGTTTTATTTATTACCAGGCATTTGAGGAATTGGTGAAAGGAAGTATGTTGAGTGATGCGATTGTAGTGATGAGTAGTTTGAATTTGATTGCTGGAGAGTTAGACGCATAA
- the nuoF gene encoding NADH-quinone oxidoreductase subunit NuoF, with protein MGRKLLLDKAHIEGIRHYDVYRREGGYRSVEKALKTMAPEAVTEEVKKSGLRGRGGAGFPTGMKWSFLAKPEGVPRYLVVNADESEPGTFKDRYLMEFIPHLLIEGMITASYALGSNVSYIYIRGEYWWVKEILEVAVQEARNAGWLGKNILGSGFDCDIFVQPGAGAYICGEETALIESLEGKRGNPRIKPPFPAVKGLWGCPTVVNNVETIAAVVPIVNDGGDEYAKIGIGKSTGTKLISACGNLNKPGVYEIEMNISVEEFIYSDEYCGGIANNKRLKACIPGGSSVPILPANLLLKTAKGETRMMTYESLSDGGFATGSMMGSGGFIAMDEDQCVVKHTYTLARFYRHESCGQCSPCREGTGWMEKILLNIENGKGKMSDIDLLWDIQRKIEGNTICPLGDAAAWPVAAAIRHFRDEFEWHVTNPADALKRNYGLANYAKPLEIAAV; from the coding sequence ATGGGAAGAAAATTACTTTTAGACAAAGCACATATTGAAGGCATCAGGCATTATGATGTGTATCGCCGTGAAGGTGGTTACCGCAGCGTGGAGAAAGCATTGAAAACAATGGCTCCCGAAGCTGTAACAGAAGAAGTAAAGAAAAGCGGGTTGCGTGGAAGAGGTGGTGCAGGTTTTCCTACGGGCATGAAATGGAGTTTTCTGGCAAAGCCGGAAGGAGTTCCCCGTTACCTTGTAGTGAATGCAGATGAGAGTGAGCCGGGTACGTTTAAAGATCGTTACCTGATGGAATTTATTCCGCATCTGTTAATTGAAGGTATGATCACAGCATCGTATGCATTGGGAAGTAATGTTTCATATATCTACATCCGTGGTGAATACTGGTGGGTGAAAGAAATTTTAGAAGTAGCGGTACAGGAAGCACGCAATGCAGGTTGGTTAGGAAAAAATATTTTAGGCAGCGGATTTGATTGCGACATATTTGTACAACCTGGTGCCGGTGCTTATATCTGCGGTGAAGAAACTGCATTGATCGAAAGCTTGGAAGGCAAGCGTGGTAATCCACGTATTAAACCTCCATTCCCTGCGGTAAAAGGTTTGTGGGGTTGCCCGACTGTGGTGAACAATGTGGAAACCATTGCAGCTGTGGTGCCGATTGTAAATGATGGTGGTGATGAGTATGCGAAGATTGGTATTGGTAAATCAACAGGGACAAAATTGATTTCTGCATGCGGTAACTTAAATAAGCCCGGTGTGTATGAAATTGAAATGAATATTTCGGTTGAAGAATTTATTTACAGTGACGAGTACTGCGGAGGCATTGCTAATAATAAAAGATTGAAAGCATGTATTCCCGGTGGTTCATCGGTTCCGATTCTACCTGCAAATCTTTTGTTGAAAACAGCAAAGGGCGAAACTAGGATGATGACCTATGAAAGTTTGAGTGATGGTGGTTTTGCGACCGGTAGTATGATGGGTAGTGGTGGTTTTATTGCAATGGATGAAGATCAGTGCGTGGTGAAACACACTTATACCTTAGCCCGTTTCTATCGTCATGAAAGTTGCGGACAATGTTCACCTTGCAGAGAGGGAACAGGTTGGATGGAAAAAATTCTGCTCAACATTGAAAACGGAAAAGGCAAGATGAGTGATATTGATCTGTTGTGGGATATTCAACGCAAGATCGAAGGAAATACAATTTGTCCGTTAGGTGATGCAGCAGCATGGCCGGTGGCAGCAGCTATCCGTCATTTCCGTGATGAGTTTGAATGGCATGTAACAAATCCTGCAGATGCATTGAAGAGGAATTATGGTTTAGCGAATTATGCGAAACCATTAGAGATTGCAGCAGTATAA
- a CDS encoding PstS family phosphate ABC transporter substrate-binding protein — translation MIKWSLILCVTAAVFLFSCKEKKPQPTDTSTKGTIHISVDESFKPIIEEQILVFQSSYPKAKIIAHYKPEAECWKDLLNDSIRMVVVTKKITQDEARYYFDSLGLYPKSELLASDAVTLVVNRNAPDSVFTKEEVAGMLLGTGKLPYKPVFDGVNATSTVRFAIDSILKGKMLNTSVITAARSSKEVVEYIAENPGYVGFVGVSWIGNPEDVQQLEQLKKVRIAWLPCDSCDEAGTYTKPWQEDILTKRYPYTREIYYVLKENHAGMGKAFVNFMNSDRGQLIFRRGYLVPARRIFMLRETQLKLVPPVKQ, via the coding sequence ATGATAAAGTGGAGTTTGATCTTGTGTGTAACAGCGGCTGTTTTCCTTTTTTCCTGTAAAGAAAAAAAGCCTCAGCCAACAGATACTTCTACAAAAGGCACCATTCATATTAGTGTTGATGAATCGTTCAAGCCTATTATTGAAGAACAGATACTGGTATTCCAGTCATCTTACCCCAAAGCAAAAATTATTGCCCATTACAAGCCTGAAGCAGAATGCTGGAAGGATCTTTTGAACGACAGTATCCGCATGGTGGTTGTTACAAAAAAGATAACACAGGACGAAGCCCGTTATTATTTCGATTCCTTAGGTTTATATCCAAAAAGTGAATTGCTTGCCAGCGATGCAGTTACATTGGTAGTGAACAGAAATGCTCCTGATTCTGTTTTTACAAAAGAAGAAGTGGCAGGAATGTTGCTTGGCACAGGTAAACTACCTTATAAACCGGTTTTTGATGGGGTGAATGCAACCAGTACGGTACGTTTTGCCATCGATAGTATTTTAAAAGGTAAAATGCTGAATACGTCGGTGATAACAGCAGCCCGGAGCAGTAAAGAAGTAGTGGAGTATATTGCTGAAAACCCCGGTTATGTTGGATTTGTAGGTGTAAGTTGGATCGGGAACCCTGAGGATGTGCAGCAATTGGAACAGTTGAAAAAAGTGCGGATCGCCTGGTTGCCATGTGATAGTTGCGACGAAGCGGGAACATATACCAAACCCTGGCAAGAAGATATTTTAACAAAGCGTTATCCCTACACGAGGGAGATCTATTACGTCTTAAAAGAAAATCACGCAGGTATGGGAAAAGCATTTGTGAATTTTATGAACAGCGACAGGGGGCAACTGATCTTTCGAAGAGGGTATCTTGTTCCGGCAAGAAGGATTTTTATGCTGCGGGAAACCCAGTTGAAATTAGTACCACCTGTAAAGCAATAA
- the nuoI gene encoding NADH-quinone oxidoreductase subunit NuoI: MQLTNKAKLVDRKPMSIAEKIYLPAIFKGMGITFSHIFKKKVTIQYPEQTRPFSPVFRGLHILNRDEEGRENCTACGLCAVACPAEAITMDAAERLPGEEHLYREEKYAAKYEINMLRCIFCGLCEEACPKDAIYLTETFAPANYSRQSFIYGKDNLVIPHPKENPEAFTKAKGLIDERKAKANQQM, encoded by the coding sequence ATGCAATTAACAAACAAAGCAAAACTGGTAGACCGTAAACCGATGAGCATTGCAGAAAAGATTTATCTGCCTGCAATTTTCAAAGGAATGGGGATCACGTTTTCGCATATTTTTAAAAAGAAGGTAACGATTCAATACCCTGAACAAACAAGACCATTCAGTCCTGTGTTTCGTGGTTTGCATATCCTGAACCGTGATGAAGAGGGACGTGAAAATTGTACGGCTTGTGGTTTGTGTGCAGTTGCTTGTCCGGCAGAAGCCATTACAATGGATGCAGCAGAACGTTTGCCAGGCGAAGAACATTTATATCGTGAAGAAAAATATGCAGCGAAGTACGAGATCAATATGCTGCGTTGTATTTTCTGTGGTTTGTGTGAAGAGGCTTGTCCGAAAGATGCAATTTATTTAACGGAAACATTTGCGCCTGCGAATTACAGCAGACAAAGTTTTATATATGGTAAAGACAACCTGGTGATTCCTCATCCAAAGGAAAACCCGGAAGCATTTACCAAAGCAAAAGGATTAATTGACGAACGAAAGGCGAAAGCCAATCAACAGATGTAA
- a CDS encoding NADH-quinone oxidoreductase subunit C, with the protein MSLTNEQIQNKLIERFGEQVSAFSEPYGMLTFEAPKDLNLKVLQFLFDDETLQFRFLTDLQAVHYPTDKGRELAVVYHLHNLVDNVRIRFKVFTDINTPDVFTATQLYSSANWMERETYDFFGVNFVGHPNLKRILNVDEMDYFPMRKEFPLEDQTRIDKDDEMFGRGGSIN; encoded by the coding sequence ATGAGTTTAACCAACGAACAGATTCAAAACAAACTGATAGAGAGATTTGGAGAGCAGGTATCTGCTTTCTCAGAGCCGTATGGCATGCTTACATTTGAAGCGCCAAAAGATTTGAATTTAAAAGTTCTCCAGTTCTTATTTGATGACGAAACGTTGCAGTTTCGTTTCCTTACCGATTTGCAGGCGGTGCATTATCCAACCGATAAAGGGCGTGAATTAGCAGTGGTGTATCACTTACACAACCTGGTTGATAATGTGCGTATCCGTTTCAAAGTATTTACTGATATCAATACTCCTGATGTATTTACAGCAACGCAGTTGTATTCATCAGCCAACTGGATGGAACGTGAAACATATGATTTCTTCGGTGTGAATTTCGTTGGGCATCCGAATCTCAAACGCATTTTGAATGTAGATGAGATGGATTATTTCCCGATGCGAAAAGAATTTCCGTTGGAAGATCAGACACGTATTGATAAAGATGATGAGATGTTTGGACGAGGAGGAAGTATTAATTAA
- a CDS encoding four helix bundle protein: protein MENDLKYRCYRFSLQMIKFLKSKKWDSLSLVIVKQLMRSSVSVGANVTEAKNSSSRLEFKRYYEIALKSANESKYWICLLRDGFDETSDELKAILKEADELSKILAATIIKLKKPD from the coding sequence GTGGAAAACGATCTGAAATATAGATGTTATCGTTTTTCACTTCAGATGATAAAGTTCTTAAAAAGTAAGAAGTGGGATAGTTTGAGTCTTGTAATCGTTAAGCAACTGATGCGTTCTTCTGTGTCGGTTGGTGCGAATGTTACAGAAGCGAAGAACAGTTCTTCAAGACTTGAATTTAAACGATATTATGAGATTGCATTGAAATCGGCGAATGAATCGAAATATTGGATTTGTTTATTACGAGATGGGTTTGACGAAACATCGGATGAGTTGAAGGCAATTTTGAAAGAAGCAGATGAGCTATCGAAGATTTTGGCTGCTACAATTATTAAACTGAAGAAACCAGATTAG
- a CDS encoding NADH-quinone oxidoreductase subunit A, with the protein MQWFFFLQSNPAAPVTQAVNDSGNYFPIGIQILFAVGFVAVMMVLTHLLGPKRPTAQKLENFESGIEIHGNARQPMAVKYFLVAILFVLFDVEVIFFYPYAVNFRELGWSGFMAVLMFVGFFLCGFYYIIKKGALNWED; encoded by the coding sequence ATGCAATGGTTTTTCTTTTTACAGTCCAATCCTGCTGCCCCCGTTACCCAGGCGGTAAATGATTCGGGCAATTACTTCCCGATAGGTATTCAGATCTTGTTTGCAGTTGGTTTTGTAGCCGTAATGATGGTGCTTACCCATTTACTCGGCCCCAAACGTCCCACAGCACAAAAATTAGAGAACTTTGAAAGTGGTATTGAAATTCATGGTAATGCCCGTCAGCCAATGGCGGTGAAATACTTCCTCGTGGCTATTTTGTTTGTGTTGTTTGATGTGGAGGTGATCTTTTTCTATCCTTATGCGGTGAATTTTCGTGAGCTGGGATGGAGCGGATTCATGGCTGTATTGATGTTTGTAGGATTTTTCCTGTGTGGGTTCTATTATATTATCAAGAAAGGTGCGTTGAACTGGGAAGATTAA
- the nuoH gene encoding NADH-quinone oxidoreductase subunit NuoH gives MILLAVDWALVLEKFIFIAFIITVSLVVALYMTFGERKVAAWIQDRVGPNRAGPFGILQPLADGLKMFFKEEIIPTSSNKILFILGPSLAMITAMLTSAVIPWGDKVELFGRTISLQIADVNIGILYVFGILSLGVYGIMIGSWASNNKFSLMGGLRAASQIISYELAMGIALIALIMITGTLSLGEMVKQQQEGWWNFFVQPLGFFIFLVCAFAECNRTPFDLAEAENELIGGYHSEYSSLKLGFYLFAEYINMFISSAVMATLYFGGYDIIPFYDESAWGFSANIMALLGAAALFFKILVFIFIFMWVRWTVPRFRYDQLMNLGWKGLIPLALFNMLVTAAVILFLKK, from the coding sequence ATGATTTTATTAGCAGTTGATTGGGCATTGGTGCTGGAGAAATTCATCTTCATCGCATTCATCATCACCGTTTCATTGGTGGTTGCGCTGTACATGACGTTCGGCGAACGCAAAGTGGCGGCATGGATACAGGATCGTGTTGGTCCCAACCGTGCAGGCCCGTTTGGTATTTTACAACCGCTTGCCGATGGTTTGAAAATGTTTTTCAAAGAGGAGATCATCCCCACTTCTTCCAATAAAATTTTATTTATTCTCGGTCCATCTTTAGCCATGATAACAGCCATGTTAACCAGCGCTGTTATTCCATGGGGCGACAAAGTAGAATTATTCGGACGTACCATCTCATTGCAAATTGCTGATGTAAATATTGGTATCCTGTATGTGTTTGGTATTTTAAGTTTAGGCGTATATGGTATCATGATCGGTTCATGGGCGAGTAACAACAAATTCTCGTTAATGGGTGGTTTGCGTGCAGCCTCACAGATCATTTCATATGAACTGGCGATGGGTATTGCATTGATCGCTTTGATCATGATCACCGGAACATTGAGCCTTGGTGAAATGGTGAAGCAACAGCAGGAAGGTTGGTGGAACTTTTTTGTTCAACCTCTCGGCTTTTTTATATTCTTAGTATGTGCATTTGCAGAATGTAACCGTACACCATTTGACCTTGCTGAAGCAGAGAATGAATTGATCGGTGGTTACCACTCAGAATATTCAAGTTTGAAATTGGGTTTCTATTTGTTTGCTGAATACATCAATATGTTCATCAGCAGTGCGGTGATGGCTACCTTGTATTTTGGCGGCTATGATATTATTCCTTTCTATGATGAAAGTGCATGGGGTTTCTCTGCTAACATCATGGCCTTGTTAGGTGCCGCTGCATTATTCTTTAAAATTCTTGTGTTCATTTTCATATTCATGTGGGTACGTTGGACGGTTCCAAGGTTCCGTTACGATCAGTTGATGAACCTTGGTTGGAAAGGATTGATTCCTTTAGCCTTGTTTAATATGTTGGTTACAGCGGCAGTGATTTTGTTTTTGAAGAAATGA
- a CDS encoding tetratricopeptide repeat protein produces MKRSLSLAFVGMFFMQQLFAQSLDEGKQFIYYERFNSAKDVFEKLVTANPKNEEAAYWLGQAYLGLEDVAKAKQTYQTGLQTNTTSPILLAGMGHVELLENKTTDARNHFDMAVNGSKSKDIEVLLAVGRANAYAKAGDANYGITQLQKATTIKKFNEPAIFVVIGDSYRKLVDGGNAVLAFKNALNLNPKYAAAKHKEGLIYESQKNREYFLPAFEEAVTMDPNYGPAHYSLYAYWYFRDVTKAEQYLNKYIAVIDSDPQNDYYRIDLKYASGQFAEAISQSDDLIKRVGANVIRPRIHRLKAYSYKSLAEKAAKEKDSITAVTQFANAKRSIDEFFAKAKPEEIVPKDYELVGDVLAGTPGSEAQAYSFYEKAMNADTAQENKASYLQKAVDFAKRKGDKRATAYWLEKQYHAKKTPSNVDLYNLGRAFFDAGGEGDFNYYAKSDSVFAVYTQQYPEQAYGYYWRARANWSIDTSMVNGMANPHFEKFVQVASASKDSVSFRPQVKLAYKYFIGYNIFVKKDYKVAIEFCDKILAIDPTDAEATEYKRQLTGNKSQATGNGNNKATGRVNSNSVTTNSERIKVLYS; encoded by the coding sequence ATGAAACGATCACTAAGTTTAGCATTTGTGGGAATGTTTTTTATGCAGCAGTTGTTTGCGCAATCGCTGGATGAGGGAAAACAATTCATCTACTACGAACGGTTTAACAGCGCAAAAGATGTGTTTGAAAAACTGGTTACTGCCAATCCTAAAAATGAAGAAGCAGCCTATTGGTTGGGTCAGGCTTATTTGGGGCTGGAAGATGTAGCAAAGGCAAAGCAAACCTATCAAACAGGTTTGCAAACAAACACTACATCACCCATTTTATTGGCGGGTATGGGTCATGTTGAATTATTGGAAAATAAAACAACGGATGCCCGTAACCATTTTGACATGGCAGTAAATGGCAGTAAGTCAAAAGATATTGAAGTGTTATTGGCTGTAGGTCGTGCAAACGCTTACGCAAAAGCAGGTGATGCCAATTATGGAATTACCCAACTGCAAAAAGCAACCACCATTAAGAAATTCAACGAACCGGCAATTTTTGTTGTAATTGGTGATTCGTACAGGAAACTGGTTGACGGTGGTAATGCTGTGTTAGCGTTTAAAAATGCATTGAATTTGAATCCAAAATATGCAGCAGCGAAACATAAAGAAGGCTTGATCTACGAAAGTCAGAAAAACCGTGAGTATTTTCTTCCTGCGTTTGAAGAAGCAGTAACAATGGATCCTAATTATGGACCTGCACACTATTCTTTGTATGCCTACTGGTATTTCAGAGATGTAACAAAAGCAGAGCAATATCTCAATAAATACATTGCAGTGATCGACAGCGATCCGCAGAACGATTACTACCGTATAGATCTGAAATATGCATCTGGCCAGTTTGCTGAAGCGATTTCACAAAGTGATGACTTGATCAAGCGTGTTGGTGCCAATGTGATCAGACCACGTATCCATCGTTTAAAAGCATATAGCTACAAATCACTGGCTGAAAAAGCTGCAAAAGAGAAAGATTCTATCACTGCAGTAACTCAGTTTGCAAACGCAAAAAGAAGTATTGATGAGTTTTTTGCAAAGGCAAAGCCCGAGGAAATTGTTCCGAAAGATTATGAGTTAGTGGGTGATGTGCTGGCTGGCACACCCGGGAGTGAAGCACAGGCTTATTCATTTTATGAAAAAGCAATGAACGCCGATACTGCTCAGGAAAACAAAGCTTCGTATTTGCAAAAAGCAGTTGACTTTGCAAAACGTAAAGGTGATAAAAGAGCAACAGCTTATTGGCTTGAAAAACAATATCATGCTAAAAAAACTCCAAGCAATGTGGATCTGTATAATTTAGGTCGTGCCTTTTTTGATGCAGGGGGCGAAGGTGATTTCAACTATTATGCAAAATCCGACAGTGTGTTTGCAGTATATACACAACAATATCCTGAGCAGGCATATGGTTACTACTGGCGTGCTCGTGCCAACTGGAGCATTGATACCAGCATGGTGAATGGAATGGCAAACCCTCATTTTGAAAAATTTGTTCAGGTAGCATCGGCCAGCAAAGATTCTGTTTCCTTCCGTCCGCAGGTGAAACTTGCTTACAAATACTTCATCGGCTATAATATCTTCGTAAAAAAAGATTACAAGGTAGCAATTGAGTTTTGTGATAAGATACTGGCAATCGATCCAACTGATGCCGAAGCAACTGAATACAAACGCCAGTTGACTGGTAATAAGTCGCAGGCCACAGGCAATGGTAACAATAAGGCAACCGGCCGAGTAAACAGCAATTCGGTAACAACAAATTCCGAACGGATTAAGGTATTATACAGTTAA
- the nuoE gene encoding NADH-quinone oxidoreductase subunit NuoE has translation MKFSEEQLKKVDEMISHYPEGKQKSALLPLLHFVQKENGGWLSSEAMDYTAELLKIAPIEVYEVATFYSMYNLQPVGKTIFEVCQTGPCMLRGSDGIVDYIYEKLGIKPGQTTEDGLFTLKTVECLGACGYAPMMQLGPDYREHLTKEKIDALIAEGKTKAN, from the coding sequence ATGAAGTTTTCAGAAGAACAGTTGAAGAAAGTAGATGAGATGATCTCTCATTACCCCGAAGGCAAACAAAAAAGTGCGTTGCTTCCATTGCTGCATTTTGTGCAGAAGGAAAATGGCGGATGGTTAAGTTCGGAAGCAATGGACTATACAGCAGAGTTGTTGAAGATCGCTCCCATTGAAGTGTATGAAGTAGCTACGTTCTATAGCATGTATAATTTACAGCCCGTTGGTAAAACAATATTTGAAGTTTGTCAAACAGGCCCTTGTATGTTGAGAGGCAGTGATGGAATTGTAGATTATATCTACGAGAAGCTGGGCATCAAACCCGGACAAACAACGGAGGATGGTTTGTTTACGTTGAAAACAGTAGAATGCTTGGGCGCCTGTGGGTATGCTCCGATGATGCAATTGGGCCCCGATTACCGTGAACATCTCACAAAAGAAAAGATCGATGCATTGATTGCAGAAGGAAAAACAAAAGCCAACTAA
- a CDS encoding 2Fe-2S iron-sulfur cluster-binding protein has translation MADEKKLFTVTIDNITVEVEPGTTILQAARKVGGDVAPPAMCYYTKLKDSGGKCRTCLVEVAAGSAADPRPMPKLVASCRTNVMDGMVVKNITSDRVIDARNGVVEFLLINHPLDCPICDQAGECHLQDLSYEHGKGASRYEFKRRTFDKHDLGPYIQLHMTRCILCYRCVYTADQVTNERKHGILMRGDHSEIATYIEKSLDNDFIGNVIDVCPVGALTDRTFRFKNRVWFTKPVDAHCNCDKCSGEVQLWMRGDEVLRVTARKDEWGEVKDTTKGETGWICNTCRFERKKASDWIIEGPSHVNRHSVISQGHYENGVKPNETIKKVMGGRDPKLLMNIKDVTEVNQVELSEIKGPATSESFKQIEKGN, from the coding sequence ATGGCTGACGAAAAGAAATTATTTACAGTAACCATCGACAACATCACCGTTGAAGTGGAGCCGGGAACAACTATCCTGCAGGCTGCACGTAAAGTAGGTGGTGATGTGGCGCCGCCGGCGATGTGTTATTACACAAAGCTGAAAGATAGTGGTGGTAAGTGCCGTACTTGCTTAGTGGAAGTGGCTGCAGGTTCTGCGGCTGATCCACGACCAATGCCAAAGTTGGTGGCAAGTTGCCGTACCAATGTAATGGACGGAATGGTGGTGAAAAATATTACCAGCGATCGTGTGATTGATGCAAGAAATGGTGTGGTTGAATTTTTATTAATCAATCATCCGTTGGATTGCCCCATCTGCGACCAGGCAGGTGAATGTCATTTGCAGGATCTCAGTTACGAACATGGCAAAGGTGCCAGCCGTTACGAGTTCAAACGCAGAACATTTGATAAGCATGATCTTGGTCCATACATTCAGTTGCACATGACACGTTGCATTCTTTGCTATCGTTGTGTGTACACTGCCGACCAGGTAACGAATGAACGCAAACATGGTATTTTAATGCGTGGCGATCATTCTGAAATTGCAACTTATATCGAGAAGAGTTTAGATAATGATTTCATCGGTAACGTAATTGATGTTTGTCCTGTAGGTGCATTAACCGACAGAACATTCCGTTTCAAAAACCGTGTGTGGTTTACAAAGCCGGTTGATGCACATTGCAACTGTGATAAATGTAGTGGTGAAGTGCAACTGTGGATGCGTGGCGATGAAGTACTTCGTGTAACTGCACGTAAAGATGAATGGGGTGAAGTAAAAGATACAACAAAAGGTGAAACAGGATGGATCTGTAATACTTGTCGCTTTGAACGTAAAAAAGCAAGCGACTGGATCATTGAAGGACCATCACATGTTAACCGTCACTCAGTGATCTCACAAGGGCATTATGAGAATGGAGTGAAACCGAATGAAACAATTAAGAAAGTAATGGGTGGAAGAGATCCGAAGTTGCTCATGAACATTAAAGATGTAACTGAAGTGAACCAGGTGGAGTTGAGTGAAATAAAAGGCCCGGCAACGTCGGAGTCATTTAAACAAATAGAGAAAGGAAATTAA
- a CDS encoding NADH-quinone oxidoreductase subunit B produces the protein MSRPVQFNINPIPTDYKGHISMVGMPDGHMGEGFFATKLSEVVGLARKNSIWPLPFATSCCGIEFMATAAAHYDLGRFGSERMAFTPRQCDLMMVMGTISKKMGPVVKQVYLQMAEPRWVMAVGACASSGGIFDTYSVLQGIDQVVPVDVYVPGCPPRPEAILDGLMKVQELVGQESLRRRNSEHYQKLLDSYGIQ, from the coding sequence ATGTCACGTCCGGTACAATTTAATATCAATCCTATACCAACCGACTACAAAGGTCACATCAGCATGGTTGGTATGCCCGATGGTCACATGGGTGAAGGATTTTTTGCTACCAAGCTCAGCGAAGTAGTGGGGCTGGCCCGCAAGAATTCAATCTGGCCTTTGCCATTTGCAACATCCTGCTGCGGTATCGAGTTCATGGCAACTGCGGCTGCCCATTACGATCTTGGTCGTTTTGGTTCTGAGCGTATGGCCTTTACCCCACGCCAGTGCGATCTGATGATGGTGATGGGTACAATTTCTAAAAAAATGGGACCCGTTGTAAAACAGGTGTACCTGCAAATGGCTGAACCCCGTTGGGTAATGGCTGTGGGTGCGTGTGCCAGCAGCGGAGGTATTTTCGATACATACAGTGTGTTACAGGGTATTGATCAGGTAGTTCCGGTAGATGTATATGTACCGGGCTGTCCTCCACGTCCGGAAGCAATTCTGGATGGTTTGATGAAAGTGCAGGAGTTAGTGGGGCAGGAAAGTCTCCGCCGTCGTAACAGCGAGCATTATCAAAAATTATTGGATAGTTACGGAATACAATAA